In Afipia sp. GAS231, a single window of DNA contains:
- a CDS encoding Xaa-Pro peptidase family protein, with protein MNYMPGKTATKAPFDTDKLDRLMEEAGLDVLIATSRHNVQYLLGGYRFFFFDVMEAIGTSRYLPAFIYQKGHPENAAYIGNRMEGFERELGSIWTPVVKTASWGTIDAIGLAVDHVRKLGGNAKRVGIEAGFMPSDAKDVLAGLNSFELREAHFVLERLRAVKSPNEIELIRQASERVVDAMAATFKACAPGMTKHDVVAQLKHEEHERDLVFEYCLIAAGTSHNRAPSNQRLEEGDVISIDSGGNYRGYIGDLSRMGILGEPDNELRELLAEVETIQQAARRVIRPGALGGDIIAAGEAAAKSSVHRKVLDFTAHGIGLVSHEAPRLTATGPVPYAPYDADRALETGMVISVETALLHPARGYIKLEDTLIVRDGGWEAPGDGCREWNSSHSAIPASDT; from the coding sequence ATGAATTATATGCCCGGCAAGACCGCAACCAAGGCGCCGTTCGACACCGACAAGCTCGATCGGCTGATGGAGGAGGCCGGTCTCGATGTCCTGATCGCGACCTCGCGTCACAACGTGCAATATCTGCTCGGCGGCTATCGCTTCTTTTTCTTCGACGTGATGGAAGCGATCGGCACCAGCCGCTATCTGCCGGCCTTCATCTATCAAAAAGGCCATCCCGAAAATGCCGCCTATATCGGCAACCGCATGGAAGGATTCGAGCGCGAACTCGGCAGCATCTGGACCCCCGTCGTCAAGACGGCGTCATGGGGAACGATCGATGCGATCGGGCTTGCCGTCGACCATGTGAGAAAGCTCGGTGGCAACGCCAAACGCGTCGGCATCGAGGCCGGCTTCATGCCGTCGGACGCCAAGGACGTGCTGGCCGGTCTCAACAGTTTCGAGCTGCGCGAGGCGCATTTTGTCTTGGAACGCCTGCGCGCCGTGAAATCGCCGAATGAAATCGAACTGATCCGGCAGGCCTCCGAACGCGTCGTCGATGCGATGGCAGCCACCTTCAAGGCTTGTGCGCCGGGCATGACCAAACACGATGTTGTGGCGCAGCTGAAGCACGAAGAGCACGAACGCGATCTGGTGTTCGAATATTGCCTGATCGCTGCCGGCACCAGCCACAACCGCGCGCCGTCGAACCAGCGGCTGGAGGAGGGCGATGTGATCTCGATCGACTCCGGCGGCAACTACAGGGGATATATCGGCGATCTCAGCCGGATGGGAATACTCGGCGAGCCGGACAACGAGCTCCGCGAATTACTGGCGGAAGTCGAAACCATCCAGCAGGCCGCCCGCCGCGTCATCAGGCCGGGCGCACTCGGCGGCGACATCATCGCGGCGGGAGAGGCCGCCGCAAAATCTTCAGTCCATCGCAAGGTGCTCGACTTCACCGCGCACGGCATCGGTCTCGTGAGCCACGAAGCCCCGCGCCTCACTGCGACCGGGCCGGTGCCGTATGCGCCCTACGATGCCGACCGCGCGCTCGAAACCGGCATGGTGATTTCGGTCGAAACCGCGCTGCTGCATCCCGCACGCGGCTACATCAAGCTCGAGGATACGTTGATCGTCCGCGACGGTGGTTGGGAAGCACCGGGCGACGGCTGCCGGGAATGGAACTCATCCCATTCAGCGATCCCAGCATCGGATACGTAA
- a CDS encoding MFS transporter — MKGPARTSALAPFRIRNYRFQWPSDLLTSWAFEIETLVLGWYIMVETGSVLLLTVLASLQYVGTLIAPVLGMVGDRMGHRDLLAVMRFVYTALSATTMTLALTGYLSPFNVMIIVAIMGLIRPSDLGVRGALLADIMPPGQLVGAISVARTTQDSARIAGALTGAGLFAALGIGFSYVVIACLYFVAAVLMMCLTRPQQSVAPIGHPSHGLIGSSLLRDLKEGIVYSWSGPGMRAALCVAFLANLTAFPLTNGLLPYVARDIFHTDQTGLGYLSASFAVGSLIGSITLSLAGGLRIARLLIGATLAWYAMLLVFVELRTMPVAMACLVLAGIAQSMSMIAAAVILMRTASAHLRGRVMGVRMMVIYGLPIGLLAAGSLIDLIGYSATGTLYAVSGLIAMMAIALHWRADLWPVHAPANAR; from the coding sequence GTGAAGGGACCTGCGCGGACTTCCGCGCTCGCGCCATTCCGTATCCGCAACTACCGTTTTCAATGGCCTTCCGATCTGCTCACCTCCTGGGCGTTTGAGATCGAGACGCTTGTGCTCGGCTGGTACATCATGGTCGAGACCGGCTCGGTGCTGCTGCTGACCGTGCTCGCATCGTTGCAATATGTCGGAACGCTGATCGCGCCGGTACTCGGAATGGTCGGGGACCGGATGGGTCACCGCGATCTTCTGGCCGTGATGCGCTTTGTGTATACCGCGCTCTCCGCGACCACGATGACGCTGGCACTGACCGGATATCTGTCGCCATTCAACGTCATGATCATCGTTGCGATCATGGGCTTGATCCGTCCCTCGGACCTCGGCGTGCGCGGTGCGTTGCTGGCCGACATCATGCCACCAGGGCAACTGGTCGGAGCGATCAGCGTGGCACGCACGACGCAGGACAGCGCGCGCATTGCCGGCGCCTTGACCGGTGCCGGACTGTTCGCCGCTCTCGGCATCGGATTTTCCTATGTCGTCATCGCCTGTCTCTATTTCGTGGCAGCCGTCCTGATGATGTGTCTGACCCGGCCGCAACAATCCGTTGCCCCGATCGGTCATCCGTCGCATGGCTTGATCGGATCCTCGCTGCTGCGAGACCTGAAAGAAGGCATTGTCTATTCCTGGAGCGGTCCCGGCATGCGCGCGGCGCTCTGTGTCGCCTTCCTCGCCAATCTGACCGCGTTTCCGCTGACCAACGGACTGCTGCCTTACGTGGCGCGCGATATCTTCCACACCGACCAGACCGGTCTCGGCTATCTGTCGGCGAGTTTTGCCGTGGGTTCGCTGATCGGCTCGATCACGCTCAGTCTGGCAGGCGGCTTGCGCATCGCCCGGCTTTTGATCGGCGCCACGCTCGCCTGGTACGCGATGCTGCTGGTGTTCGTCGAGCTCAGAACCATGCCGGTGGCGATGGCTTGTCTGGTGCTCGCCGGCATCGCCCAGAGCATGTCGATGATCGCCGCCGCCGTGATCCTGATGCGCACCGCGAGCGCGCACCTCCGCGGCCGGGTGATGGGCGTGCGCATGATGGTGATCTACGGCCTGCCGATCGGCCTGTTGGCTGCCGGCAGCCTGATCGATCTGATCGGCTATTCGGCGACCGGCACGCTCTATGCGGTCTCGGGGTTGATCGCGATGATGGCGATCGCGCTGCATTGGCGCGCCGATCTCTGGCCGGTGCACGCACCGGCGAATGCGCGGTGA
- a CDS encoding MFS transporter has translation MADQASAVAFDEAPVTTRYWLSIILFAVTGVVDFFDFFVVGFLVSVLAPKWHLTFGQTSIMLMSAGIGAMLGALAAGFLADRFGRKPLAVIGVLICGFSSGAIALIPEDGWIFFACLRFFVGFGLAAGAAAAVPAIVEFAPTRHRTLVTSLVVVPVAFGVLSASITASFLLPLVGWRGLAAVGFLPIILAVLTMIIMPESPRWLISKGRIREAQTSIRKLYRVGDQSFALPTLPAASPARFADLYAEQRRFWLTVLIWFGASTANYGVFLWGPTIVALLLGVAPQDAAKMFIYVSLAGVLGRTGFAFLANRVGRKPCGQLMGYGTAISLALAAYFHNDFAGSVPLFLVFLVIGALFFDGGFANIGPYPAEIFPVQLSGRAVGLAQFANGVGKIVGPLCLALIAGADNLVQPHATASAVLPAFVFLAGTGLLVGLAFTFLGVEPHGRAVSLFGNRAGSAAAEPMTAKTAA, from the coding sequence ATGGCTGACCAGGCGAGCGCAGTGGCTTTCGACGAAGCGCCGGTAACGACGCGCTATTGGCTATCGATCATTCTGTTTGCCGTCACCGGCGTGGTCGATTTCTTCGATTTCTTCGTGGTTGGCTTTCTGGTGTCGGTGCTGGCGCCGAAATGGCATCTGACCTTCGGGCAGACCTCGATCATGCTGATGAGCGCCGGCATCGGCGCCATGCTGGGCGCGTTGGCCGCGGGCTTCCTCGCCGATCGTTTCGGGCGGAAGCCTTTAGCGGTTATTGGTGTGCTGATCTGCGGCTTCAGTTCCGGCGCGATTGCGCTGATCCCGGAAGACGGCTGGATCTTTTTCGCATGCCTGCGCTTCTTCGTCGGTTTTGGCCTCGCGGCGGGCGCCGCGGCCGCGGTACCCGCCATCGTCGAATTCGCGCCGACGCGGCATCGGACGCTGGTCACGAGTCTCGTGGTCGTTCCCGTCGCCTTTGGTGTGTTGTCGGCCTCGATCACGGCGAGTTTTCTGCTGCCGCTGGTCGGCTGGCGCGGGCTTGCCGCGGTCGGATTCCTGCCGATCATCCTTGCGGTCCTGACCATGATCATCATGCCGGAATCGCCGCGCTGGTTGATCAGCAAGGGCCGCATCCGGGAAGCGCAGACCAGCATCCGCAAACTCTACCGGGTCGGCGATCAGTCCTTTGCGCTGCCGACGCTTCCGGCGGCGAGCCCGGCGCGATTCGCCGATCTGTATGCCGAGCAGCGGCGCTTCTGGCTGACGGTGCTGATCTGGTTCGGCGCCAGCACGGCCAACTATGGCGTCTTCCTGTGGGGGCCGACCATCGTCGCGCTGTTGCTCGGCGTAGCACCCCAGGATGCGGCGAAGATGTTCATCTATGTCAGCCTTGCCGGCGTGCTCGGCCGCACCGGCTTTGCCTTTCTGGCCAATCGAGTTGGCCGCAAGCCGTGCGGCCAGTTGATGGGATATGGCACGGCGATTTCACTGGCGCTCGCGGCCTACTTCCACAACGATTTTGCCGGCTCGGTGCCGCTGTTCCTGGTTTTCCTGGTGATCGGCGCGCTGTTCTTCGACGGCGGGTTCGCAAACATCGGCCCATATCCGGCGGAGATTTTCCCGGTTCAGCTTAGTGGCCGTGCCGTTGGTCTGGCCCAATTCGCCAACGGCGTTGGCAAGATCGTAGGCCCCTTGTGCCTGGCGCTGATCGCGGGCGCGGACAATCTGGTGCAGCCGCACGCGACCGCATCGGCGGTGTTGCCGGCGTTTGTCTTTCTGGCCGGCACCGGCCTTCTGGTCGGTCTCGCCTTTACCTTCCTTGGTGTCGAGCCGCACGGGCGCGCGGTCTCGCTGTTCGGTAACCGGGCCGGCAGCGCGGCAGCGGAGCCAATGACGGCAAAAACGGCGGCGTGA